Within Amycolatopsis sp. cg5, the genomic segment CCGAGACGCTAGGGAGAGGCCTTTGCCCAAGAACCGAAAGCCACATCAGCCCGATCGGCGTAGCTGCCTCACCGGCGGCCAGGAAGGAAACACGGTCTTCGGCAATGCGGGCAGCCGTCCGCCACGGCAGCCAACCGGGCCGACACGACCAGGTGGCGGCTACCCCTCGACCCGGTTTCGCTGGCCGCCAGACCTGCCAAAACGGGACGACGAGGTTTAGACTCGACTCATGCGAAGGGCTCGAGATGTGCGCAGGCTGACGACGGTGTTCCTTGCCGGAGATGCCGAAGCCCGCTTTCACGCTGGCGATCTTCGTCGTGCGGCAGGCGTCACGAACCAACGGCTGGCTTCGCTACTGGTCGTTCTGCGTAATCTCGGCTGGATCACCGACGGATGGGACGAGCCCTCACCCGACGCTCAGCCCTTCTACGTTCTTACAGACCTTGGTCGGCGCGAGCTGACTAGGCCGTAGCGACTCGGCCCGGATCGAGAAAGCCGCCCCAGAGTGACCGGGCGCCTCGTTCGCAACGTTCGGCGACCCAGCCGAAGGGCTGCGGCGGGGTGGTTAGGATTGGCTTCCGTTTAAGGAGAGGGAGCTTTCTCGGTGGCTACTTGGGGCGATCTGGCTACGTTCATCCGGCAGAGCTATCGGGTGGTGCGGGACTCTCCCGACGAGATCCGGATCCGGATCTCGTTCGGGCCGGACGAGGACACCGAAGAGCGGGCGCAGGTGATGATCATCCAGCGCGAGATCCTGGACCAGAAGGAAGACTGGGTGCAGATCGCCACCCCGTTCGCCACCGTCGACCAGGTGGATCTGCTGAGCGTGCTCGAAGAGATCGGCAACACGATCGTCGTCGGCGGCGCGGCCGTGATGGGACAGCACGTGGTGCTCCGGCATTCGCTGCCGCTGATCAACCTGGACATCAACGAGTTCCTTGATCCGCTGGAACTCGTCGCGGGCGCGGCGGAGATCTTGGAGCAGACGTTCACCGGACGTGACGACTACTGAGTGGTGTGATGTCTCGTCGTCGTTCGCACAATATGGACGGCGATATCACCCGTTTTCGCAGGTCTTCCGCGTAGATACATCGGATGGTTACTCTGTCGGCCGTGGCTCGGCCGACGGAGGAGAGCGTCATGAACGGTGTGCGGCACACGATCAGGAGACGACGCTCGCGAGGCGTCCGCCGGGCGATGGCGACCGTGGCGCTGCTCGCCGGTGTCGCCGCCGCGGGCACCGGGGTCCCTTCCGCCGCAGCTCAGCACGCCGGCGACGGCATTCGCTGGGCCGCGGAGAAGGCGCCGTTCCGGCTCTCGTTCACCTCGCACGGCCGCCCGCTGATCGCGCAGGCCGCCGGTGACACGGCGGGCCCCGGCGGCCGGATGGCCTATCAGACATCCGACGGCACGACCCATCGCCTGACGAACCTCATCAGCCGCGACGGTTCGACGTACACCGTCGCCACCGACGAGCCGAGTCGCACCGCGCGCGTGTCGGTCAAGACGACGCCGCGCGGTGTGCGCGTGGAGTGGCGGTTCGAGCCGCCGACCGGCGTAACCCAGGTCTACGAGTCGCTCACCGGGAACGACGCCGAGCATTTCCTCGGCGGCGGCGCCAACGCGCTGTACACGGACCTGCGCCACAAAGTCTTGATGAACAAAGCACTCTTCACCAGCGCCGGCACTCTCAACCGCTGCAACCGCAGCGGCATGCCGAGCCCGTTCTTCCTGAGCAACCAAGGCTACGGCGTCTTCCCCGAGACCGACGCGATCGGCCGCATCGCCATGCCGAACGCGGTCGACGACCCGCCGCACTGCAACACGAGCCCGCCGCCCTGCCCCGTCCTGCTCGGCCTGCCCGACCGGACCCAGCTGTGCTTCAAGACCGACCGCCTCGACTACGAGCTCTACGCGGGCAGTGTGTCCGACGTCGTCCGCGCGTACACCGCGAAGGCCGGTCACCCGACCATGCCGCCGGTGCGCCAGTTCGCGCTGACGCATTGGCGTGACACGGTCGCCGATCAGGCCACCGTCGTCGACGACGTCAAGCAGATGATCGGCCGAGGCATCCCGATGTCGACCGAATGGATCGACAACCCTTGGGAGACCTCGACGAAACTCCCCGAGGAGAGCCAGAACTCCAAGTGGGCGTGCAATGGGACGCTGACCTTCGACCCGGTCCAGTTCCCCGACCCCCAGCAGATGATCGCCGACCTCAAGGCCATGGGTGTCCACTTGGGACTGTGGATTTCGCCGCACGTCCGTGAGGTCGCAGGCGGGAGGCCGTGCCCGCCCACCGACTATCCCCCGGGCTCGTTCATCCAGACCGCGCGCACCACCGACCCGCTGCAGCTGGACCTGACCAACCCGGCCACGCTCGCGCATTTCAAGGCCAAGCTGGAAAAGCTCTTCTCACTGGGCATCGACATGGTCAAGGGCGACCGCGGCGAGGAGTTCGAGCTCGAGGACGCCAAGTTCGCCGCAGGCACCGGAACCGACCTGATGAACACCAACCCGACCCGCTACGCGCAGGCCACTGTGGACGTTCTGCGCAAGCTCTACGGCGACCAGTACACGATGCTCTGGCGCGGCGGCTACACCGGCGTTCCGTCCATTGTGAACGGTGTGTGGGGCGGTGACCCGCAGGCCACCTTCGACGGCATGCGCCTTTCGGTGACCCGCGGCCTCAACATGTGGCTCACCGGCCACCCGGTGTGGGGCACCGACACCGGCGGCTTCAACGGCGGCCCGTCCGGCTACCCGGGCCCAACGCTTTTCACCCGCTGGAGCCAGTTCTCGTCGGTGTCGCCAGTGTTCGAGGTCGGCGGTGCGGGCCGCAACGCGACGCCGTGGAAGTACGACGACGCGACGGTCGCCCGGTTCAAGAAGAGCGTCTTGCTGCACTACGCCCTGTTCCCGTATCTCTACGGCCTGGCGCAGCAGGCTTCCCGCACCGGCGAGCCGATCGCCCGCCCGCTGGCCTACAACTACCCCGCCGACGAGCAGGCCTGGACGGCCGACCAGCACATGATGGTCGGCAAGGACCTGCTCGCCGTCCCGGTGTCCGCCGACCGCAACGAAGCCGACGCCGCCGCCGGTGTGCCGACGCCGGTCGACGTGTACCTGCCGTCCGGCAATTGGATCGACCTGCACACCGGCGCGGTCGTCACCGGCGGCCAGCGCTTCGTCCGCGACTCCACTTTGGACGATTTCCCGCTGTATCTGCGCGCGGGCGCGGCGATCGGCTTCAACCAGCGCGTCGACGACGTCTGGCCGCGGCCGTGGAACGTCAACGACCTCGACCGCGAGGACCGCAGCGGCTGGACCTACGCGCCCGGCGACGGCCTGACCCACGCCACCAGCCCCACCGGCGGCACCTTCCTCGGCCACACCGCCCACGGCACCACGAACCTCGTCCTCACCGGCGCGCCCCGCGAAACCCAGGTCATGGTCACCACCCAGGCGAAACCCCGCACGGTCCTCATCGACGGCAGGCCCGCCCAAGAGACAACGGGCTCCCTGACGGACAAAACCGTCGGCTGGTCAACGAAACCCGGCCCCTTCGGCGGCCTCCTCCTCAAGCTCCACCCCCGCTTCGGCCTCAGCACCGTCACCCTCGTCTACTAGAGGACCGGGATAAAGCGGGCTTTACTCCGCGAGATAAAGCCCGCTTTATCCCCGGGAGTAAAGCGGGCTTTATCCCGGCCCTAGTCCGCCATGCGCTCCTGGGCCTCGGCCAGGTCTTCGGGGGTCGGGGCGTCGTCCTGGGTCAGTTTGAGCCGCCAGTACCCGGCGAACTCGATCGACTTCTTGTCGACGCCCCGCGCCACCAGGTCGCGCCGCAGGGTGCGCACGATCCCGGCTTCCCCTGCCAGCCAAGCGATCCCGGGCAGTTCGGCGGCGCGCACGGCGTCGACGAGCAGCGTGCTCTGCCCGGCGGGGACGTCGCCGCGGTGCAGCCAGTGGACGTCGGCGTCCAGCTTCTGTTCTTCGAGCGCGTCGGCGACCTCGATGAACACCTCGGCGTGCGCGCCGGCGGGCAGTGACTCCAGCAGTGTCCCGATGGCCGGAAGCCCGGTCTCGTCGGCGGCGAAGAGGTAGCGATCGGCCTCCCCGAGCGGCCTCGCGTAGATCGCCGACGGCCCGTAGCGGCCGAGCGTGTCGCCGGGCTTGGCGGACTCGGCCCAGAGCGAGGCCGGGCCCGAGTCCCCGTGCAGCACGAAGTCGACGTCGATCGTCCCCGCGGCCGGATCGGCATGCCGGACGGTGAAGCTGCGCATCCACGGCCGTTCCTCCTCGGGAATGGCCATGAACGCCTGATACCAGCGCATCACGTCGGCGGCATCCTCGGCGGGGAGCGTCGGCTTGGACTGACCCGGCCGGGGAAAACAGAGCTTGAGCTGCTGATCCGGCCACGCCGGGAAGTCGCGCAGGCCGTCACCGGTGAACCTCACCCTGGTCATCCGGGGCGTCAGCCGCCGTACCTCGACGACGTCCAGCAGGCCGACCAATGACTCCGCCATGTGTGCTCACTCCTGATACTTTATGCTGTAAAGAGTTACTCGGACGAGGTTACTTTACGCCGTAAGGAGATGCAATCTTGGTCGTCTTCGCTGGCCAGGGCGATGCCGGTCATTCGATGGCCCTGCTGTGGCGCACCACCGAACCGGCGAGCCGTCCCGGCCCGAAACCGGCGTTGAGCGTCGAGGCGATCGTGGCGGCCGGCATCGCCGTCGCCGACGCCGAGGGCATGACCGGCCTGTCGATGCGCGCGGTCGGCGACCGGCTCGGCCGCACGGCGATGGCGCTCTACACCTACGTGCCGAACAAGGGCGAGCTGATCGACCTCATGTACGACACCGCGCTGGCCGAACTCCCGACCGGCTACGACGGCGGGTGGCGGACCGCGGTGACCGCGTGGGCCGACGACCAATGGGCGTTCTACCTGCGCCATCCCTGGATGCTCCAGGTCTCACAGGCCCGCCCGGTCCTCGGCCCGAACGGCTACGTCAGCCTCGAAACCCTGCTGGCCGTCCTCTATCGCAGCGGCCTCGGCTCCCCCGGGATCCGGCGGCTCGCGGGCGCGCTGACGCAGCACGTGCGCGCCGGGGCGCAGTCGGTCGCGGAGGCGCGGGAGGCCGCGAAGGCGACCGGGGTGACCGACGAGGACTGGTGGATCGCGCGCTCGTCACTGCTGCGGGAGGTCGCGCCCGACTTCGGGGACCGCTTCCCGCACGTGACCCGGCTCGAAACGGAACGCGATCCCGTCAGCCTGGAGGAGCCAGAAAGCTTCTGGGAGACGGAACTGAGGAGAACCTTCGAATTCGGCCTCACAGCGCTCCTCGACGGAGCTGCGGCGCCACAAAGCTCGTGACCTCACGACTCGTGTTTGGCGAACTCGGAGAGCGCCGCCCGGTCCTGCTGGTGGGACTTGGCCATCAGGCTGGCGACGTGCTTTTCGACCGTGCGCGGCGAAATGTGCAGGCGTTGCGCGATGTCCTTGTTGCCCATGCGGTCCGCCAAGAGTTGCAGCACCTCGTATTCGCGGACGGTCACGCCTGCCGCGCGCAGCTTGCCCGGCACCTTCTCCACGCCGGTCCGCCGCTGCTGGACCGGCGCGCCGATCTTGCGCAGCAGGCCGCGGCACGCGCTGCCGACCGCCGGGATCGACACCTGGTGGAAGTACTCCTCGGCCTCCTTGAGCCAGGTCACCGGGTCGCCCCAGCCGTCGGCCGCCGCCGACTCCGCGACCAGCCGCAGCCCGAGATGCCGGGCCATCGGATACGGCGACGACGCCTCCATCGCGGCCGCGGCGGCCTTGTTCGCCTGCTCGACGTGACCTTGCCGCCCCAGCAGCACCGCCTGTGCCAGCCCGACGAACTGCCGGTTCCAGCGCATCCGGCTCACCGCCGAGGTCACGAACCGATGCTCCCCCGACTCGCCGGCGAGCACGTCCATCAACACGCGCAGCCCATGCTGCCCGGATAGGTGGAACCGGCTCGGGTTGGCCGCCTCCAGCTCCACGACCTGGTTCAGCTCGCGGACGGCACGGTCGGCGTTCTCCTCCAGCAGCGAGCAGAACACCCGCGCCAGCCCGATGCACAGCACCATCTCCTGCGCCGACTCGCCGCCCGCGCGGTGGAAGTCCTCGAGCGCGAGTTCCATGTCGTGCCGGTTGCCCTGATGCGCCGCCGCCATCGCACGCGTCATCTGCGCGTACTGCGCCAGCGCCGTGAGCTGCAGGCGCGCCAGCACGGCCATGTTCTGGTCGAGCAGCTCCAGCGCGCGCGGGAACTCGCCGCGCATGATCGTGTGCAGGATGCGGACCGAGTCGACCACACAGGTCAGCGGGATCGCGCCGGTGCGCTGCGCCTCCGCGCGCGCCAGGTCGAGCGTGCGCTCGTCGCCGTTGGCCAGCACCTGATGCCCGCCGAGGCGCACCAGCACCTGGGTGCGCCAGTGGTGCAGCTGGTTGTCCTCGGCGACCCGTCTGGCCCGCTGGAAGTACTGCTCGGCCTCGTCGAGATCGCGTTCCAGCGCGACCATGCCGAGTGCCTGCAACGCCTGGCAGGCCACGATCGGCGAGTTCGCGCGCTCGGCGTAGCTCCACGCCTGCCTGGCCAGGTTCTCGGCCCGCCTGGTGTGGTCGGGGCCGGGCACGTCGAGCCAGAAGTTGGCCTCCACCGCGTCGATCGCGGCCTGCTGCGCCTCGGACATCTGCGCGCCCAGCGGCGCGCGGGCGGCCTCGATCTGGTTCATGCAGTCGTTGTGCCTGCCCGCCATGTAAGCGACCCAGGCCAGTTGCGTGTGCAGCCGCGCGGCGCGTTCGAGCATGCCGATCTCGACGAAACTGGGTGACAGCTGCACCGCGCGGTCGAACTGGCCGACCTGGCCGAGCGCGTGCAGCAACGACTCCAGCACGTCGGCGCGGTCGGCGGGTGGCGCGCCTGCCAGCAGCTCCCGCGCCTTGGTCAGCAGCGTCACGGCCGAATCCGCCGCGCCGGTCTCCAGCGCGCGGCGTCCCGCGTCGGCGAACAGCAGCCCGGCCGCGTGCTCCTGGTGCGCGGTCAGCCGCAACGACGCCACGAGCACGCAGAGTTCGCCCGGCAGCCCCGGGTACTGGGCCTCGACGGCGTCCGCCGCGCGCTGCGCCAGGTTCGCCTTGCTCGCCGGGGAAAGCCTGGCCAGCAACGCTTCCGCGGTCAGCGGATGCCGGAACGCGTACCAGCCGAGCGTGGTCTCGTCGGTGGTGACGAGCTGCGCGGCGACACCGGCGCTCAGGTGGTTGTGGAGGGTGCGATCGTCCATTCCGGTCACGGCCTGCACGACCGACAGCGGGAACCGCCCGCCGATGATCGCGGCGACCGCGAGCAGCGTCTCGCCTTCGGGACCGAGCTGGTCCATCCGCGCGGCGATGCTGTTGACCAGCGCGGCAGGCACCCGCGCGCGCAGTTCGCCGACGACCTGCCAGCCGTCACGGCCCTCGACGAGCAGGCCGTCGTTGAGCATGCCGTGCAGCAGTTCCTCGACCACGAAAGGAATTCCGGCGCTGTTGCGCCACAACAGGTCCGCTGCGGCCGCGGGTACCTGATCGGGCTCGACCTCCAGGCAGGCGCCCGCCAATCGTCGGATGTCCCCGCGATCGAGCCTGCTGAGTTCGAGCATGGTGCAGGTTCGGCGCTGTTCGGCCGAACGGGCCAATCTCAGCGCTTCACAAGGCTCATTGCGCAACGTCCCCACGAGCAACGCGCCCGTGGACGCGAGATTGTCCACTAAGTACTCGAGGATGAACAGCGTTTCCGCGTCGGCGTCCTGCAGATCGTCGAGCACGATCAGGCAGCCACGCTCGCGGCCGGTGACCGACAGCAGCCGGAACACCGCTTCGGCCAGCACCACCAGCGAGGCGCTCATCCGCTCGCCCCTGATCCAGTCGGGGACGAGCTGTGCCAGCACCGGGATGTAGGCGTCGAGTTCGGGCACGTCCGGCGGCCGTCCACCGCGGAAGTGCGACAACAGGGCTTCGGCCAGCGGCCGGAACGGGACCATCGGGCCGATCGAGCTCGCCCGGCCACGCAGCACCGGCATGTCGGCGGCCACCGCCCGGCTGACCGCTTCCGCGGCCAGCCGGGACTTCCCGATCCCGCCTTCGCCGACGAGGAACACCGCGCCACCCCGCGTGGCACGTGCCTCGTCGGTCGCTCGCCGGAGCTCGCCGAGTTCGCTGTCCCGGCCGATCACGCGCGGCGAACGGATGCCCATTTTTGCGACTATATGCGACGTCCGGGCGATCGCGGCACCATCTCTCGGCGCCGTCTCAGAAAAGGATGGAGCTGACGACCGACGGATCGTCGAAGGTGGCCATCGTGTTCGCGCTCAGCCTCGGCTTCGAACCTGCCAGCGCGTGGTTGCGGGCACCGACCCGGGAGGCGGTGGGCAGCTCGATGTCGCCGACGGAGGTGGCGGCCGCGTGCAGGTCGTTCTCGAACATTGATATTTCTCCCTCTTTTGTGTTAGTGCAAGGTAAGTACGGATGGGACACGGTCGGCGAAACCGAGCCGCAGCAGGCCGTAGCCGATGCCGGCGAGTCCGGTGAGCAGACCGGGTGAGGAGACGGCGCCGGGTGTCCCGCAGCGCGCGCCGTTCTGCTCGATGGCCGAGACAAGACGACCCGCTCTGCGGTTGACAGCGGC encodes:
- a CDS encoding glycoside hydrolase family 31 protein; amino-acid sequence: MNGVRHTIRRRRSRGVRRAMATVALLAGVAAAGTGVPSAAAQHAGDGIRWAAEKAPFRLSFTSHGRPLIAQAAGDTAGPGGRMAYQTSDGTTHRLTNLISRDGSTYTVATDEPSRTARVSVKTTPRGVRVEWRFEPPTGVTQVYESLTGNDAEHFLGGGANALYTDLRHKVLMNKALFTSAGTLNRCNRSGMPSPFFLSNQGYGVFPETDAIGRIAMPNAVDDPPHCNTSPPPCPVLLGLPDRTQLCFKTDRLDYELYAGSVSDVVRAYTAKAGHPTMPPVRQFALTHWRDTVADQATVVDDVKQMIGRGIPMSTEWIDNPWETSTKLPEESQNSKWACNGTLTFDPVQFPDPQQMIADLKAMGVHLGLWISPHVREVAGGRPCPPTDYPPGSFIQTARTTDPLQLDLTNPATLAHFKAKLEKLFSLGIDMVKGDRGEEFELEDAKFAAGTGTDLMNTNPTRYAQATVDVLRKLYGDQYTMLWRGGYTGVPSIVNGVWGGDPQATFDGMRLSVTRGLNMWLTGHPVWGTDTGGFNGGPSGYPGPTLFTRWSQFSSVSPVFEVGGAGRNATPWKYDDATVARFKKSVLLHYALFPYLYGLAQQASRTGEPIARPLAYNYPADEQAWTADQHMMVGKDLLAVPVSADRNEADAAAGVPTPVDVYLPSGNWIDLHTGAVVTGGQRFVRDSTLDDFPLYLRAGAAIGFNQRVDDVWPRPWNVNDLDREDRSGWTYAPGDGLTHATSPTGGTFLGHTAHGTTNLVLTGAPRETQVMVTTQAKPRTVLIDGRPAQETTGSLTDKTVGWSTKPGPFGGLLLKLHPRFGLSTVTLVY
- a CDS encoding siderophore-interacting protein: MAESLVGLLDVVEVRRLTPRMTRVRFTGDGLRDFPAWPDQQLKLCFPRPGQSKPTLPAEDAADVMRWYQAFMAIPEEERPWMRSFTVRHADPAAGTIDVDFVLHGDSGPASLWAESAKPGDTLGRYGPSAIYARPLGEADRYLFAADETGLPAIGTLLESLPAGAHAEVFIEVADALEEQKLDADVHWLHRGDVPAGQSTLLVDAVRAAELPGIAWLAGEAGIVRTLRRDLVARGVDKKSIEFAGYWRLKLTQDDAPTPEDLAEAQERMAD
- a CDS encoding TetR/AcrR family transcriptional regulator codes for the protein MVVFAGQGDAGHSMALLWRTTEPASRPGPKPALSVEAIVAAGIAVADAEGMTGLSMRAVGDRLGRTAMALYTYVPNKGELIDLMYDTALAELPTGYDGGWRTAVTAWADDQWAFYLRHPWMLQVSQARPVLGPNGYVSLETLLAVLYRSGLGSPGIRRLAGALTQHVRAGAQSVAEAREAAKATGVTDEDWWIARSSLLREVAPDFGDRFPHVTRLETERDPVSLEEPESFWETELRRTFEFGLTALLDGAAAPQSS
- a CDS encoding helix-turn-helix transcriptional regulator, whose translation is MGIRSPRVIGRDSELGELRRATDEARATRGGAVFLVGEGGIGKSRLAAEAVSRAVAADMPVLRGRASSIGPMVPFRPLAEALLSHFRGGRPPDVPELDAYIPVLAQLVPDWIRGERMSASLVVLAEAVFRLLSVTGRERGCLIVLDDLQDADAETLFILEYLVDNLASTGALLVGTLRNEPCEALRLARSAEQRRTCTMLELSRLDRGDIRRLAGACLEVEPDQVPAAAADLLWRNSAGIPFVVEELLHGMLNDGLLVEGRDGWQVVGELRARVPAALVNSIAARMDQLGPEGETLLAVAAIIGGRFPLSVVQAVTGMDDRTLHNHLSAGVAAQLVTTDETTLGWYAFRHPLTAEALLARLSPASKANLAQRAADAVEAQYPGLPGELCVLVASLRLTAHQEHAAGLLFADAGRRALETGAADSAVTLLTKARELLAGAPPADRADVLESLLHALGQVGQFDRAVQLSPSFVEIGMLERAARLHTQLAWVAYMAGRHNDCMNQIEAARAPLGAQMSEAQQAAIDAVEANFWLDVPGPDHTRRAENLARQAWSYAERANSPIVACQALQALGMVALERDLDEAEQYFQRARRVAEDNQLHHWRTQVLVRLGGHQVLANGDERTLDLARAEAQRTGAIPLTCVVDSVRILHTIMRGEFPRALELLDQNMAVLARLQLTALAQYAQMTRAMAAAHQGNRHDMELALEDFHRAGGESAQEMVLCIGLARVFCSLLEENADRAVRELNQVVELEAANPSRFHLSGQHGLRVLMDVLAGESGEHRFVTSAVSRMRWNRQFVGLAQAVLLGRQGHVEQANKAAAAAMEASSPYPMARHLGLRLVAESAAADGWGDPVTWLKEAEEYFHQVSIPAVGSACRGLLRKIGAPVQQRRTGVEKVPGKLRAAGVTVREYEVLQLLADRMGNKDIAQRLHISPRTVEKHVASLMAKSHQQDRAALSEFAKHES